Proteins encoded in a region of the Aliivibrio fischeri ATCC 7744 = JCM 18803 = DSM 507 genome:
- a CDS encoding TonB-dependent siderophore receptor → MFSKSQLALVISAVLSTPFACAETDASTTDEHMVVTGRDYGYKADTNSSSMRMEATQLETPGQVSVIDEQLIDEQRASTLGEVLKNDASIGAGATTRNREQFTLRGFSLSSSSGFLRDGKQHWSHYRQPIELLERVEILKGPSGLLYGQSAPGGLVNMVAKKPTYETQVSVSQDLGSNNDSRTTADVSGALNDDQTLRGRAIVSKQTYNSWRQYSDGTVPSTERFVGGLFLDYDINDDITVSFHYDRTIDEGSVDSGAYIKDGKTVVNDKYIWDAQWSKIENDVENIGVDVTANLTDVWRINASFNHQDFNRHDVESFPKEETYNPATGEYVQGGSDRKDNWVFKTASIDLIGEFDALGVSHQMLFGSNWLGYRYDRLEYSFNSSVGQVGEPAPAPERNPNKDPRDTTSKYDTWGFYAQDMITFNEQWQALVGVRLDRQVEEGLAEEAVSPKLAVIYHPMDIGSIYATYSESFEMQGEVSGSEYVNDGQKLDPLRGKLYELGTKWELMDNQLFVSGAVFDITQENSTIDVDLGGGKKEKTQSGERVHRGVELAMQGFITEQLSMSGSATYLDAEYAKDEKYEGNRPADVPEYTASVWTRYAFTNSTDANLGAIYVGERYGDAANTFKKDGYARFDLGLSHTIKYDQDLTFVARFNIENLFDTDYLAGGGSTGKNGYATDGASNVVIGEGRNYMATLQVKY, encoded by the coding sequence ATGTTTTCTAAAAGTCAGTTAGCTCTTGTTATTAGCGCCGTTTTATCAACGCCTTTTGCTTGCGCTGAAACAGATGCATCAACAACTGATGAGCACATGGTTGTTACTGGTCGTGACTATGGTTACAAAGCAGATACAAATTCAAGCTCAATGCGAATGGAGGCAACTCAATTAGAAACTCCAGGACAAGTGAGTGTTATTGATGAGCAACTGATTGATGAACAACGTGCAAGTACGCTTGGTGAAGTTCTAAAAAATGATGCAAGTATCGGTGCCGGCGCAACTACACGTAACCGTGAGCAGTTTACATTACGTGGCTTTTCACTAAGCAGTAGCTCTGGTTTCTTACGTGATGGAAAACAACATTGGTCTCATTATCGTCAACCAATTGAATTATTAGAGCGTGTTGAGATATTAAAAGGTCCTTCGGGTCTGTTATATGGCCAGTCAGCTCCGGGTGGCTTGGTTAATATGGTTGCGAAGAAACCGACCTATGAAACTCAAGTGAGTGTGAGCCAAGATCTAGGCTCAAATAATGACTCTCGAACAACTGCGGATGTCAGTGGTGCATTGAATGATGACCAAACATTACGTGGTCGTGCCATTGTCTCAAAGCAAACTTACAACTCATGGCGTCAATACAGTGATGGAACCGTTCCATCTACAGAGCGCTTTGTTGGTGGTTTATTCTTAGATTATGACATTAATGATGACATCACCGTGTCATTTCATTATGACCGTACAATTGATGAAGGTAGTGTCGATTCAGGTGCTTACATCAAAGATGGCAAAACAGTAGTAAATGATAAATACATTTGGGATGCACAATGGTCAAAAATCGAAAATGATGTGGAAAACATCGGTGTTGATGTTACTGCAAACTTAACTGATGTATGGCGCATTAACGCAAGCTTTAATCATCAAGATTTTAATCGCCATGACGTAGAAAGCTTCCCTAAAGAAGAAACTTATAATCCAGCAACGGGTGAATACGTTCAAGGTGGTAGTGATCGTAAAGATAACTGGGTATTTAAAACAGCAAGTATTGATTTAATCGGTGAATTTGATGCGTTAGGCGTAAGCCACCAAATGCTATTTGGTAGTAACTGGTTAGGTTATCGTTATGACCGTTTAGAGTACTCATTTAATAGCTCTGTAGGTCAAGTTGGTGAGCCTGCTCCTGCTCCAGAACGTAATCCAAATAAAGATCCTAGAGATACTACATCTAAGTACGATACATGGGGTTTCTATGCTCAGGATATGATTACATTTAATGAGCAATGGCAAGCATTAGTTGGTGTTCGTTTAGACCGTCAAGTTGAAGAAGGCCTAGCAGAAGAAGCAGTATCACCTAAGCTTGCGGTTATTTACCATCCGATGGACATTGGTTCTATCTATGCAACGTATTCTGAAAGCTTTGAAATGCAAGGTGAAGTATCAGGTAGCGAATACGTGAATGATGGTCAAAAGCTGGATCCTCTACGTGGCAAGTTGTATGAGCTAGGTACTAAATGGGAATTAATGGATAACCAGCTGTTTGTATCTGGTGCTGTATTTGATATTACCCAAGAAAATTCAACGATTGATGTTGATTTAGGTGGTGGTAAGAAAGAAAAAACACAGTCAGGTGAACGTGTTCACCGTGGTGTCGAGTTAGCGATGCAAGGCTTTATTACTGAGCAGTTATCGATGAGCGGTTCAGCAACATACCTAGATGCTGAATATGCGAAAGATGAGAAGTATGAAGGTAACCGTCCTGCGGATGTGCCTGAATATACTGCAAGTGTATGGACTCGCTATGCATTTACTAATAGTACCGATGCAAACTTAGGCGCTATCTATGTTGGTGAGCGTTACGGTGATGCAGCGAATACCTTTAAAAAAGATGGTTATGCACGTTTCGATCTAGGGTTATCTCATACAATTAAGTATGACCAAGACTTAACCTTTGTCGCTCGCTTTAATATTGAAAACTTGTTTGATACTGACTACTTAGCAGGTGGTGGTTCAACTGGTAAGAATGGTTACGCAACCGATGGGGCATCGAATGTTGTTATTGGTGAAGGCCGAAACTACATGGCGACACTGCAAGTTAAATACTAA
- a CDS encoding NapC/NirT family cytochrome c, translated as MIMNKRYIALIAAVGIAIGWLTFGGTQAVLHATSSTEFCVSCHTMEKPLHEYQGSVHFSNQKGIRAECADCHIPQEPIDYLITKIRASKDIYHEFVTGKIDTDEKYEEHRLAMAETVWEQMRENDSATCRSCHSFDAMETYDQSVSAQKMHAYGQENNQTCIDCHKGVAHFAPQAKLDTSAFDHLFDMAKNTKLDAEKVYPIENIKMSDLAIINPTVELTTVSAKDETRTVTVSGFQMKGAESVIYMGEGQRSIIATLTEKGIKALTLGEATTDAYGNEWRSAELTGTIDAPVLASNQPLWDYAEELDNVYCSTCHAKIPANHFTVNSWGPVAKSMGARTDISALNLEILTKFFQNHAKDVANHK; from the coding sequence ATTATTATGAACAAACGCTATATCGCTTTAATCGCTGCTGTAGGTATTGCCATTGGTTGGTTAACCTTTGGCGGTACGCAAGCAGTTCTCCACGCCACTTCTAGTACTGAGTTTTGTGTTTCATGCCATACGATGGAAAAACCACTGCATGAATATCAAGGTTCCGTTCATTTTAGTAACCAAAAAGGCATTCGTGCTGAATGTGCAGACTGTCACATTCCTCAAGAACCAATTGATTACTTAATTACTAAAATCCGTGCCTCTAAAGACATCTATCATGAATTCGTTACTGGTAAAATTGATACGGATGAAAAATACGAAGAGCATCGTTTAGCTATGGCTGAAACAGTGTGGGAACAAATGCGTGAAAATGATTCAGCGACATGTCGTTCTTGTCATAGTTTTGATGCAATGGAAACCTATGACCAATCAGTAAGCGCACAAAAAATGCATGCTTATGGACAAGAAAACAACCAAACCTGTATTGACTGTCACAAAGGTGTTGCTCACTTTGCACCTCAAGCTAAGCTAGATACGTCTGCATTCGATCATTTATTTGATATGGCGAAAAACACCAAGCTTGATGCTGAAAAAGTTTACCCTATTGAAAATATTAAGATGTCTGATCTTGCCATCATCAACCCAACGGTTGAACTTACAACAGTGAGTGCAAAAGATGAAACTCGTACGGTAACGGTTTCAGGCTTCCAAATGAAAGGGGCTGAATCAGTTATTTACATGGGTGAAGGCCAACGTTCAATCATCGCGACACTAACAGAAAAAGGCATTAAAGCATTAACTCTGGGTGAAGCAACTACCGATGCTTACGGCAATGAATGGCGCAGCGCCGAGTTAACAGGCACAATCGATGCTCCTGTTCTAGCTTCAAACCAACCTTTATGGGACTACGCTGAAGAGCTTGATAATGTGTACTGTTCAACATGTCATGCCAAAATTCCAGCAAATCACTTCACAGTGAACTCTTGGGGTCCTGTAGCTAAAAGCATGGGTGCACGTACTGATATTTCAGCACTAAACCTAGAAATCCTAACTAAATTCTTCCAAAACCACGCTAAAGACGTGGCTAATCACAAATAA
- a CDS encoding molybdopterin guanine dinucleotide-containing S/N-oxide reductase: protein MTNISRRGFLKGAGASAGALAITSIAPLSVNAATAGRTDSLVLTAGRMGPLLCEVKDGELLSTKSGLAQTVPNSLQQTGPSQVYTKARVKYPMVRKGYLENPSNPQGVRGSDEFVRVSWDEAYKLIHEQHMRIRKENGPESIFAGSYGWRSSGVLHKAQTLLQRYMSMSGGYAGHLGDYSTGAAQVIMPHVVGSIEVYEQQTTYPVILENSEVVVLWGLNPLNTLKIAWSSTDGQGLEFFHQLKKSGKTIIIIDPMRSETAEFFGDNAQWIAPNPQSDVAMMMGIAHQLVKTQQHDTEFLSKYTVGFDQFEAYLMGKEDGIEKSPQWAEAICGVPAKQMELLAKIFKENRTMLMAGWGMQRQQHGEQRHWMLTVLASMLGQVGLPGGGFGYSYHYSNGGNPTRDAGVLPAMSASLGGGSSAGNDWAVQGSVTAFPVARIVECLEKPGSQFQHNGHTLTFPELKMIWWAGGANFTHHQDTNRLIKAWQKPELIVISEPYWTAAAKHADIVLPITTSFERNDMTMTGDYSNQHLVPMKQVVEPQHEARNDLDVFADMAEHLKPGGRNVYMENKTEMEWLRDFYKTAQQGGRNARIPMMNFSKFWEANQLIEMKWNAKNAEFVRFGDFRKDPIMNPLGTPSGKIEIFSKTIEGFKLDDCPPHPVWMEPTEWMFNYTDGELQLMTSHSAHRLHSQFNYADLRKEYAIQDREPITIHPEDAKARGIKDGDLVRAYNQRGQVLVGAHVSDGIKKGSVCIHEGAWPDLDPKTGMCKNGGPNVLTMDIPTSRLGNGNCGNSGVVKIEKFTGVAPTLTAFTPPMNG, encoded by the coding sequence ATGACTAACATTTCTCGTCGCGGCTTTTTAAAAGGCGCAGGTGCATCAGCTGGTGCACTAGCGATTACGTCTATCGCTCCTTTATCTGTTAATGCCGCTACTGCTGGTCGCACAGATTCATTGGTTTTAACTGCTGGTCGTATGGGCCCATTACTTTGTGAAGTAAAAGATGGCGAACTGCTATCAACCAAAAGTGGTTTAGCTCAAACCGTACCTAATAGCTTACAACAAACGGGGCCATCGCAAGTTTATACAAAAGCTCGTGTAAAATACCCAATGGTTCGAAAAGGTTACTTAGAAAACCCAAGCAACCCTCAAGGTGTTCGTGGTAGTGATGAGTTTGTACGTGTTTCATGGGATGAGGCATACAAACTAATTCACGAACAACATATGCGTATTCGTAAAGAAAACGGGCCTGAGTCTATTTTTGCCGGCTCTTATGGTTGGCGTTCAAGTGGTGTGTTACATAAAGCACAAACCCTACTGCAACGTTACATGAGTATGTCTGGTGGTTATGCTGGCCACTTAGGCGATTACTCAACAGGTGCAGCTCAAGTTATCATGCCGCACGTTGTTGGCTCTATCGAAGTGTATGAACAACAAACAACTTATCCTGTTATTTTAGAAAACAGTGAAGTGGTTGTGCTATGGGGTCTTAACCCATTAAACACACTAAAAATTGCATGGTCTTCAACAGACGGACAAGGTCTTGAGTTTTTCCATCAACTGAAAAAATCAGGCAAAACCATCATCATTATTGACCCAATGCGTTCAGAAACCGCTGAATTCTTTGGTGATAATGCACAATGGATTGCACCAAACCCACAATCAGATGTGGCAATGATGATGGGTATTGCTCATCAATTAGTTAAAACACAGCAGCACGATACTGAGTTCCTTTCTAAATACACAGTCGGCTTCGATCAATTTGAAGCGTACTTAATGGGTAAAGAAGACGGTATTGAGAAATCACCACAATGGGCAGAAGCGATTTGTGGTGTACCAGCAAAACAGATGGAGCTGCTGGCTAAAATCTTCAAAGAAAACCGCACAATGCTTATGGCTGGTTGGGGTATGCAACGTCAACAACATGGTGAACAGCGCCACTGGATGTTAACCGTTCTTGCTTCTATGCTTGGTCAAGTTGGCCTACCGGGCGGTGGTTTTGGTTACTCATACCACTACTCTAATGGCGGTAACCCAACACGTGATGCAGGTGTATTACCAGCTATGTCAGCATCATTAGGCGGTGGTTCATCGGCAGGTAACGACTGGGCAGTTCAAGGTTCAGTAACGGCTTTCCCTGTTGCTCGTATTGTTGAATGTTTAGAAAAACCAGGCTCTCAATTTCAACACAATGGTCATACATTAACCTTCCCTGAGTTAAAAATGATTTGGTGGGCAGGCGGTGCAAACTTTACACACCACCAAGATACCAACCGTTTGATTAAAGCGTGGCAAAAACCTGAGCTGATCGTTATTTCAGAACCATATTGGACTGCTGCTGCTAAACATGCAGATATCGTTTTACCAATTACTACCTCATTCGAGCGTAATGACATGACGATGACTGGTGATTACTCTAACCAACACCTTGTTCCAATGAAGCAAGTTGTTGAACCACAGCATGAAGCACGTAACGATTTAGATGTTTTCGCAGATATGGCTGAACATCTAAAACCAGGAGGCCGTAATGTGTACATGGAAAATAAAACGGAGATGGAATGGCTTCGTGATTTCTATAAAACAGCACAACAAGGCGGTCGTAACGCACGTATTCCTATGATGAATTTCTCTAAGTTCTGGGAAGCGAACCAACTTATCGAAATGAAATGGAATGCGAAGAATGCCGAGTTTGTTCGTTTTGGTGACTTCCGTAAAGATCCAATCATGAACCCACTAGGCACACCAAGTGGTAAGATTGAAATCTTCTCAAAAACCATCGAAGGCTTTAAGTTAGATGATTGTCCTCCACACCCTGTATGGATGGAGCCAACAGAGTGGATGTTCAACTACACAGATGGCGAACTTCAATTAATGACGTCGCACTCTGCACACCGCTTACATAGTCAATTTAACTATGCTGATCTTCGTAAAGAGTATGCAATCCAAGATCGTGAGCCAATTACGATTCACCCAGAAGATGCTAAAGCTCGTGGTATTAAAGATGGCGACTTAGTTCGCGCTTACAACCAACGTGGTCAAGTTTTGGTTGGTGCTCATGTTTCTGATGGCATCAAAAAAGGCAGTGTATGTATCCATGAAGGTGCATGGCCTGACTTAGATCCTAAAACTGGTATGTGTAAAAACGGTGGTCCAAACGTATTAACTATGGATATACCAACATCACGTTTGGGTAATGGTAACTGCGGTAACTCTGGTGTTGTGAAAATTGAAAAATTCACAGGTGTTGCACCAACATTAACGGCATTTACTCCACCAATGAATGGGTAA
- a CDS encoding sensor histidine kinase, producing the protein MTLLRWFESCPSFICKYKNGLAFRLFSAFAVSLFLIISLQSLAEIALMKSMLRIPSSIQTKMLDLADQANILIEEGDMDELADWASAQEYYLFVLDQNNRPITHRDMHPHFEFKLKFLRPLNTQLDNEVNQPIIGIPLEKGLTIVIQMPYQYHPAKNFPLYFGIIKLVISVLILGLFSWVIARYLQRPLDKLREVSHKLAQGDFDVKVSHEIGNSVREFSELAHDFDNMTHEIHSLAEKQQRLIRDVSHELRTPLARHNLALHLLKKKVDPDYIHLVNRLENESNEMNDLVGEILEFSRLENSRYNTKLEPVLLESCISAQVIQSRMDLKSAQCLDFICSKEAPVVHAEPRLVTRMVKNLITNAIKYAGDNAYIQVVITEYRSREKNHVAIIVEDNGPGIPEDQLLNIFSPFTRLESARDKQSGGYGLGLAIVKESMSVMKGRVVAENRKEGGLRVSLLFPV; encoded by the coding sequence ATGACGTTGCTTCGATGGTTTGAGTCGTGTCCCTCTTTTATTTGTAAATATAAAAATGGCCTAGCATTCCGTTTATTTAGTGCTTTTGCTGTGAGTTTATTTTTAATTATCTCTTTGCAGAGCTTGGCCGAAATTGCGTTGATGAAATCCATGCTCCGTATTCCTAGCTCTATTCAGACTAAAATGTTGGACTTAGCTGATCAAGCTAACATTTTAATAGAAGAAGGAGATATGGATGAGTTAGCGGATTGGGCGAGCGCGCAAGAGTATTATTTATTTGTTTTGGACCAAAATAATCGTCCAATTACTCACCGTGATATGCACCCTCACTTTGAGTTTAAACTGAAATTTTTACGTCCTTTAAATACGCAATTGGATAATGAAGTTAATCAACCCATTATTGGTATTCCATTAGAAAAAGGGTTAACTATTGTGATTCAAATGCCGTATCAATATCACCCAGCTAAAAATTTCCCTCTTTATTTTGGGATTATTAAATTAGTTATTTCAGTATTGATATTAGGGTTGTTCTCTTGGGTTATTGCACGATATTTACAGCGACCTTTAGATAAGTTGAGAGAGGTTAGTCATAAGCTTGCTCAAGGTGATTTTGACGTAAAGGTGAGTCACGAAATTGGAAATTCGGTTCGAGAGTTCAGTGAATTAGCTCATGATTTTGATAACATGACACATGAAATTCACTCGTTAGCAGAAAAACAGCAGCGACTTATTCGTGATGTTTCACATGAATTAAGAACCCCATTGGCTAGACATAATCTTGCACTTCATTTATTAAAAAAGAAGGTTGATCCTGATTATATTCATTTAGTTAACCGTTTGGAAAATGAGTCTAATGAGATGAATGATTTAGTTGGAGAAATCTTAGAATTTAGTCGATTAGAGAATTCTCGCTATAACACTAAACTAGAGCCTGTATTGCTTGAAAGCTGTATTTCCGCACAAGTGATTCAAAGCCGTATGGATTTAAAATCTGCACAATGTTTGGATTTTATCTGCTCTAAAGAAGCTCCAGTTGTTCATGCTGAGCCTCGCTTAGTAACTAGAATGGTTAAAAACTTAATAACCAATGCGATTAAGTACGCTGGCGATAATGCATATATTCAAGTGGTTATCACAGAGTATCGAAGCCGTGAGAAAAACCATGTGGCAATTATTGTTGAAGATAATGGTCCGGGCATACCAGAAGATCAGCTCTTAAATATATTCTCACCCTTCACACGTTTAGAGTCGGCAAGAGATAAGCAATCAGGCGGTTATGGGCTCGGCTTGGCTATTGTAAAAGAATCGATGTCCGTAATGAAAGGCCGAGTTGTTGCGGAAAACCGTAAAGAAGGCGGTTTAAGAGTATCGTTGTTGTTTCCTGTTTAG
- a CDS encoding response regulator transcription factor produces the protein MSRILVVDDDIELCNLLQEVLQDEGYDIDCVHCGESALEFIQTHSIDLVLLDVMLPKLDGYQVARRICQRFATPILMLTALGDEASMLDGLQAGADHFIAKPFNVPELLARITAILRRVGLERQRQSYVGATEDLAEQFLRLPLTETESELLQYLIKNTDVVVSKADLQTNILKKELCPFDRNLDMHISNIRRKLLQSGLSKQHIKTVRGRGYSFIKVVNG, from the coding sequence GTGTCCCGTATTTTAGTTGTTGATGACGACATTGAGTTATGCAATTTATTGCAAGAAGTATTACAAGATGAAGGCTATGATATCGATTGCGTACATTGTGGTGAAAGTGCTCTTGAATTTATTCAAACGCACTCGATTGATCTTGTTTTGCTTGATGTAATGTTACCAAAGCTAGATGGTTACCAAGTGGCTCGTCGTATATGTCAGCGTTTTGCTACCCCAATTCTTATGCTTACGGCATTAGGCGATGAAGCGTCTATGCTTGATGGATTACAAGCGGGGGCGGATCATTTCATTGCAAAACCTTTTAATGTGCCAGAGTTGCTTGCAAGGATCACAGCGATTTTACGTCGTGTAGGACTTGAACGTCAGCGTCAAAGCTATGTAGGTGCAACAGAAGATTTAGCGGAACAATTCTTACGTCTACCTTTAACTGAAACGGAATCAGAGTTACTGCAATACTTAATTAAAAATACGGATGTTGTTGTATCTAAAGCCGATTTACAAACCAATATTTTGAAAAAAGAGTTATGCCCATTTGATCGTAATTTGGATATGCATATCAGCAATATCCGCCGTAAATTATTGCAATCAGGCTTATCGAAACAGCATATAAAAACGGTTCGTGGGCGTGGTTATAGTTTTATTAAAGTGGTTAATGGGTAG
- a CDS encoding DUF3316 domain-containing protein has protein sequence MKSFKSLALTTLIIVASSSAMANPVITSGNYISKSNSTVIHTDNLSTKQAAYNQALTKLNQLDKSTPKELKKALKVASFESTTTQSIGLDDDSYITVQETMNMQGEIQYTGLIHANYHYLERNSND, from the coding sequence ATGAAATCATTCAAATCACTTGCTTTAACTACTCTAATTATTGTTGCAAGCTCAAGCGCAATGGCGAATCCAGTAATCACAAGCGGTAATTACATTAGCAAAAGTAACAGTACTGTAATTCACACTGATAACCTATCAACAAAACAAGCGGCTTATAATCAAGCGTTAACAAAATTAAATCAATTAGATAAAAGTACACCAAAAGAACTGAAAAAAGCCCTAAAAGTCGCATCATTTGAATCAACAACAACACAAAGCATTGGCTTAGATGATGATAGCTATATTACCGTTCAAGAAACAATGAATATGCAAGGGGAAATACAATACACCGGATTAATTCATGCGAATTATCATTATCTAGAACGCAACTCAAATGACTAA
- a CDS encoding heavy metal response regulator transcription factor, with protein MKLLIIEDETKTGEYLKKGLTESGYTVDLSQDGADGLYNATTNQYDLIILDVMLPKLNGWQILQTLRNCENDTPIIMLTAKDQIDDRVKGFELGANDYLIKPFAFAELKARVENALRAKSVISQPSSNELVLHDLKLDLLKRTATRNQDNITLTAKEFSLLELFMRKQGEVLSRTTIASLIWDMNFDSDTNVIDVAVKRLRSKIDKPYDTPLIHTVRGMGYKMDEC; from the coding sequence ATGAAACTACTTATTATTGAAGATGAAACTAAAACAGGAGAATACCTAAAAAAGGGGTTAACAGAATCTGGCTATACTGTTGACCTATCACAAGATGGTGCTGACGGTTTATATAACGCAACCACCAATCAATACGACTTAATCATCTTAGATGTCATGTTACCTAAGCTAAATGGTTGGCAAATTCTACAAACACTACGCAATTGTGAAAATGATACGCCAATCATTATGCTCACCGCCAAAGATCAAATTGACGATAGAGTTAAAGGGTTTGAGTTAGGAGCAAATGATTACCTAATTAAACCTTTTGCTTTTGCTGAACTAAAAGCTCGTGTTGAAAATGCGCTCAGAGCAAAATCAGTGATTTCGCAACCATCATCAAATGAGTTAGTTTTGCATGATTTAAAACTGGATCTATTAAAACGAACCGCAACAAGAAACCAAGATAATATTACCCTTACAGCAAAAGAATTTTCATTACTTGAGTTATTTATGCGTAAACAAGGGGAAGTATTATCAAGAACAACAATCGCCTCCCTGATTTGGGACATGAACTTTGATAGTGATACCAATGTCATTGATGTCGCGGTAAAACGACTCCGTTCTAAAATAGATAAACCCTACGACACCCCGCTGATTCATACCGTTCGTGGCATGGGTTATAAAATGGACGAATGCTAA
- a CDS encoding heavy metal sensor histidine kinase, producing MKKHYLSMKLKLTLMFFSTSVFVFIGLGFAIQYLVQSHFYEEDLRLINANRTSIFVLLENEGITSSEIFASLKSRGINIWIANDNGTLTQNTNVIPNDSAFKQSKKINEWTYAGSTFRTLYYPLENENNYTGLLIGINIDHHIEFNKRLKGILIWSISIASLLSFIYSFIIVNMGFKPLQYLQERIKQVQPNKLSIRLSDEHLPNELVELAKIQNQMLDRLELGFERLSDFSSDIAHELKTPLSNIMTQTHVTLSQPRTPHEYQEILSSNLEELERINKTINDTLYLAKSENDLLLKDNMQLDLGQLFAPIIEYYSIVSEETGVTIHLSGNGSLWGDKSMIQRVANNLLSNAIRHSAPDSDIQIKIEENQSNIMLSISNIGDEIPDKDLPFIFERFYRADKSRQHSSSTGAGLGLTIVRSIVNLHNGNISVQSEGKKTTFLLIFPL from the coding sequence ATGAAAAAACATTACTTATCAATGAAACTAAAACTGACATTAATGTTTTTCTCTACTTCAGTATTTGTCTTTATTGGCTTAGGCTTTGCCATTCAATACCTTGTCCAATCTCATTTTTATGAAGAAGACCTTCGTTTAATTAACGCCAATCGCACTTCCATTTTTGTTTTACTAGAAAATGAAGGTATAACCAGCAGTGAAATTTTTGCTTCCTTAAAAAGTCGTGGTATTAACATTTGGATTGCCAATGATAATGGCACCTTGACCCAAAATACCAATGTGATCCCAAATGACAGCGCCTTTAAACAATCAAAGAAAATCAACGAATGGACTTATGCAGGAAGTACATTTCGAACACTCTACTACCCACTAGAAAACGAGAATAATTATACCGGACTGCTTATTGGTATTAATATTGATCATCACATCGAGTTCAATAAGAGACTAAAAGGCATTTTAATATGGTCAATTAGTATCGCGAGCCTACTCTCTTTCATTTACAGCTTTATCATCGTAAATATGGGGTTTAAACCTCTGCAATATTTGCAAGAACGCATCAAACAAGTTCAGCCAAATAAGCTAAGTATTCGATTATCTGATGAACACTTACCCAACGAGTTGGTTGAGCTTGCAAAAATACAAAACCAGATGCTTGATAGATTAGAACTTGGGTTTGAACGACTCAGTGATTTTTCATCTGATATCGCTCATGAATTAAAAACGCCACTCTCAAATATTATGACTCAGACTCATGTCACCTTATCGCAGCCAAGAACACCTCATGAATATCAAGAGATCTTATCTTCAAACTTAGAAGAGTTAGAACGCATTAACAAAACAATTAACGATACCTTGTATCTTGCTAAATCTGAAAATGACTTACTATTAAAAGACAACATGCAATTAGATTTAGGACAACTCTTCGCTCCTATTATTGAGTATTACAGCATTGTATCTGAAGAGACAGGAGTAACGATTCATCTCTCAGGGAATGGATCTCTTTGGGGTGATAAATCCATGATTCAACGCGTAGCAAATAACCTACTCTCTAACGCTATACGTCACTCTGCACCCGATAGCGATATTCAAATTAAGATTGAGGAAAACCAAAGTAACATCATGTTATCTATCTCAAATATAGGTGATGAGATTCCTGATAAAGATTTACCTTTTATTTTTGAACGCTTTTATCGAGCAGATAAATCCAGACAACATTCAAGTAGCACAGGAGCAGGCTTAGGCTTAACTATTGTGCGTTCAATTGTGAACCTACATAACGGCAATATTTCCGTCCAATCGGAAGGAAAGAAAACCACTTTTTTGCTTATCTTTCCTTTATAG
- a CDS encoding methylated-DNA--[protein]-cysteine S-methyltransferase, whose protein sequence is MNVYTQFESPLGLVTANANDDGLLGVWFESHKMELSDFGTRADDHPILKLTVIQLEEYFRGERRDFSIPLAAKGTEFQNKVWKALTTIPYGETWCYKDLAIAVGNPKASQAVGGANGKNPISIIVPCHRVIGKNGSLTGYAGGVDIKEKLLALESNK, encoded by the coding sequence ATGAATGTTTATACTCAATTTGAAAGTCCATTAGGTCTTGTGACTGCTAACGCGAATGATGATGGCTTACTTGGTGTTTGGTTTGAAAGCCATAAAATGGAATTAAGTGATTTTGGAACGCGAGCAGATGATCATCCAATTTTAAAATTAACGGTAATCCAGTTAGAAGAGTATTTTCGAGGTGAGCGTCGTGATTTTTCTATTCCATTAGCGGCTAAAGGAACTGAATTTCAAAATAAAGTATGGAAAGCATTAACAACCATTCCATATGGTGAAACATGGTGCTACAAAGATCTTGCTATTGCAGTCGGCAATCCCAAAGCATCTCAAGCTGTGGGTGGAGCTAATGGCAAAAACCCTATCTCTATTATCGTTCCTTGCCACCGAGTGATTGGCAAAAATGGTAGCCTCACTGGATATGCTGGTGGTGTTGATATTAAAGAAAAATTATTGGCATTAGAATCAAATAAATAG